The Oscillospiraceae bacterium genome contains a region encoding:
- a CDS encoding NUDIX domain-containing protein, whose protein sequence is MILKENKILLGHRVVNGPDTGGIYEPGSWCLPGGKQEYHETIFEGAAREVREETGLTIWDLQVFSAADDIQPHKHFVTLQVIARAHAGEARVMEPDKQDAWEWFSLDALPQKLYSPSEKFIRAYIKQEKP, encoded by the coding sequence ATGATCCTAAAAGAAAACAAGATCCTTTTGGGGCATCGCGTTGTAAACGGGCCCGACACCGGCGGCATTTACGAGCCGGGCAGCTGGTGCCTGCCGGGGGGCAAGCAGGAATACCACGAAACGATCTTTGAAGGGGCGGCCCGGGAGGTCCGGGAGGAAACCGGCCTTACGATTTGGGACCTTCAGGTCTTCAGCGCGGCCGATGATATCCAGCCCCATAAACATTTTGTAACCCTCCAGGTAATCGCCAGGGCTCACGCGGGAGAGGCCAGGGTGATGGAGCCGGACAAGCAGGACGCCTGGGAATGGTTTTCGCTGGATGCCCTGCCCCAAAAGCTCTACTCCCCCTCGGAAAAATTCATCCGGGCATACATAAAGCAAGAAAAACCGTAA